The genomic region GATGGCCTTGAACTGGCCGGAATCAATGTTGTCCTTCACTTCGGCATAGGCCCGGATAACCGGCGCTGAGCCGGCGGTAAACCCCAGGCGCCATCCGGTCATATTGAAGCTTTTGCTCATGGAATGCAGTTCCACGGCAACTTCCCTGCCGCGCGGGCGGCTCAAAATGGAAAGCGGTTTTTGCCCGTAGACCAGCGTGGCGTAGGCCGCGTCCTGGACGATCAGGATGTTGTGCGCGGCGGCGAATTCAATCAATTCGTCAAAAAACTCTTCCGTGGCGGCGGCGCCGGTCGGGTTATTCGGATAATTGACGTAAAAAAGTTTCGCGCGTTTCGCGATACCGGGATCAATTTGTTTCAAATCCGGGAGGAAATTGTTTTCCGGCCGCAGGTGAATTTGCATAACCTGTCCCCCGAGGTATTTTGCGTGGGTTGCCATGACCGGATAACCGGGAACGGTCGCGAGCACCAGATCGCCCGGATTGACGAAGCAGAGAGGCAGCATGGCCAGGGCCGGTTTTGAACCGATGCTGTGATTGATTTCGGTATCCGGATCAAGGCCGGCAACCCCGAAAAAGTTTTGCATGTATTGTGCGGCCGCGATTTTGAATTCACGGATGCCGTTATCGGCGTACCCGCGGTTGGCGGGGTCGTCAACCGCTTTTTTCAGGGCGCGGCGGATTGAGGCGGGCGCAATCTGATCGGGTTCCCCCACCCCGAAATCCAGCAGTTCAACATCCGGATGTTCCTTGCGCGCGGCCGCCTTGGCGCGCTTTATTTTTTCAAATTTATAGATTTGCGCGGAAAGCCCGAACGCGGCCCCGCC from Kiritimatiellia bacterium harbors:
- a CDS encoding LL-diaminopimelate aminotransferase is translated as GGAAFGLSAQIYKFEKIKRAKAAARKEHPDVELLDFGVGEPDQIAPASIRRALKKAVDDPANRGYADNGIREFKIAAAQYMQNFFGVAGLDPDTEINHSIGSKPALAMLPLCFVNPGDLVLATVPGYPVMATHAKYLGGQVMQIHLRPENNFLPDLKQIDPGIAKRAKLFYVNYPNNPTGAAATEEFFDELIEFAAAHNILIVQDAAYATLVYGQKPLSILSRPRGREVAVELHSMSKSFNMTGWRLGFTAGSAPVIRAYAEVKDNIDSGQFKAIQLAACAGIAETTISERIRKHYERRLRKMVKCLRAAGFNAKMPGGTFYLYVPAPKGAGETVFSAAEEAADYLIRKHLVSTVPWDDVSPSLRFSATFESAGPKDDDRVLAELQARLTKAELRF